A stretch of Petrotoga mexicana DSM 14811 DNA encodes these proteins:
- a CDS encoding UvrD-helicase domain-containing protein produces MTVKKVDVYKEIDDPNRNFFISASAGTGKTYILTQYFIKVLEKNFPNADIVDNILTVTFTNKAASEMKNRIMEEVSNKLVKKPPYGISKLEWYQYWNEVKINLSRSWIKTIDSFCSRIIRENNISMGVDPNFSIISDFQRDREVERSVYSALRVALEIYQDKEIDWLNFLSTKRKEKIEKYVETLNREKTKFKESFKNILSEIGLDKFEKIIQDIVSNWRIEMSRVLLTNDLELADKELTELYKDFLWLVKIISLIASEFYLGLTIDNFLYDFKAVLEKVVEEFENNPDLLKKYQNKFKYIVVDEFQDTNYLQKEIFDKLHTTDNYFFYVGDRKQSIYRFRGADVSVFSRSLTEAQNSDEEVLLGKLTKNRRSHQQIINFANRLSEFSLFKRDNLQMSDIDPTLLENLSFQEEDISEPEIPPQETETIPTLIEDDTKRVKYIIIEPTDDNGLNNQENRLAIEIETLAKVIKKLLGQEMDFKVRKNNKVYYERRKIEPKDIAVLSKELKNTEKILRTTFFKYNIPFYIFGSKSFYNRPEIQAIFAALNSIQNPLNDYQFVRYMMSLLVGMSFQDLSKLVEKRQGSFFETFENMQSEFPEDVVESYKVLKKYKDLKYYLTPSSILKGIVNDNNYFSKLALTNDPEVSISNIKKLINQAEEYNNMANSFSELVRFLKNASNISEEEASIEDETSNSVKVMTIHKSKGLEFPIVLMIGLHNSISGTKNGSNAEFSIPDATGNRYYILNNVYKESVENSDHWLFKWFKNNEFLDKTESNRLVYVGITRAKDLLIPILVSNEKADTLNNFFLTVKNSDMIDIIQSDHIQQAQENALQPLNQDEKNTLFKAIPQQNLKDLTNLSYKKYIAPTYIIKEIKTEELDLIEDLSGTILSPSTYFDPKNIFSDQELIFRGSFLHSKLRSAQNISHIKNMIKSGELPQGFDELDIVKKAFTPTENKIIKNEWRLMKKLNLGKKEYMLFGIPDKVIIENGDIEILDYKYSELRDPKKINDYKFQILFYLYLLSDFGNPKRGHIISIKTLQDPITFEYDPQFEEQLITLLSKEKVTNEF; encoded by the coding sequence ATGACTGTAAAAAAAGTTGATGTTTACAAAGAGATAGATGATCCAAACAGGAATTTCTTCATCTCGGCATCAGCGGGAACGGGCAAAACTTATATTCTTACACAATATTTTATAAAAGTATTAGAAAAGAATTTCCCAAATGCTGACATAGTTGATAATATTCTTACGGTTACCTTTACAAATAAAGCCGCCTCTGAAATGAAGAATAGGATTATGGAAGAGGTTTCAAACAAACTGGTTAAAAAACCTCCATATGGCATCAGCAAATTAGAATGGTACCAATATTGGAACGAAGTAAAAATTAATTTATCCCGCTCATGGATTAAAACTATAGACAGCTTTTGCTCAAGGATAATAAGAGAAAACAACATTTCCATGGGGGTAGACCCAAATTTTAGTATAATAAGCGATTTTCAAAGAGATCGAGAAGTTGAAAGATCGGTTTATTCTGCTCTAAGAGTCGCCTTAGAAATATATCAAGATAAAGAAATAGATTGGCTCAACTTCTTATCCACAAAAAGAAAGGAAAAAATAGAAAAGTATGTTGAAACTTTGAACAGAGAAAAAACAAAATTTAAAGAATCCTTTAAAAATATACTTTCTGAAATAGGATTGGACAAGTTTGAAAAAATAATTCAAGATATTGTTTCCAACTGGCGTATTGAAATGTCAAGAGTCTTATTAACTAATGACTTGGAATTAGCAGATAAAGAACTCACCGAACTTTACAAAGACTTCTTATGGCTTGTCAAAATTATTTCTCTTATCGCTAGTGAATTCTATTTGGGATTAACCATCGATAATTTTTTGTACGACTTCAAAGCGGTTTTAGAAAAGGTTGTAGAAGAATTCGAAAATAACCCCGATCTTCTTAAAAAGTACCAAAATAAATTCAAATATATCGTAGTTGACGAATTTCAAGATACTAATTATCTTCAAAAAGAAATCTTTGACAAACTCCATACCACAGATAATTACTTTTTTTATGTTGGAGATAGAAAACAATCCATCTATCGTTTCAGAGGAGCAGATGTTTCTGTATTTTCTCGTTCTTTAACAGAAGCTCAAAACTCCGATGAAGAAGTTCTTTTAGGAAAATTAACTAAAAACAGAAGATCCCATCAACAAATCATAAATTTCGCGAATCGTCTTTCTGAATTCTCTTTATTTAAAAGAGATAATTTACAGATGTCAGATATCGATCCCACCCTTTTAGAAAATCTCTCTTTCCAAGAAGAAGATATATCAGAACCCGAAATCCCTCCCCAAGAGACCGAAACGATTCCCACCTTGATTGAAGATGATACTAAAAGAGTTAAATACATAATAATTGAACCCACGGATGACAACGGATTAAACAACCAAGAAAATCGTCTTGCCATTGAAATAGAGACGTTGGCAAAAGTTATAAAAAAGTTGTTAGGACAAGAAATGGATTTCAAAGTAAGAAAAAATAATAAAGTATATTATGAAAGAAGAAAAATAGAACCAAAAGATATCGCTGTCCTTTCAAAAGAATTAAAAAATACAGAGAAAATACTTAGAACAACCTTTTTTAAATACAATATACCATTTTATATATTCGGCAGCAAATCTTTTTACAACAGACCAGAAATTCAAGCTATTTTCGCTGCTCTCAACTCAATTCAAAATCCTCTCAACGACTACCAGTTTGTAAGGTATATGATGTCACTTCTAGTAGGTATGAGTTTTCAAGATCTTTCCAAATTAGTAGAAAAAAGGCAAGGAAGTTTCTTTGAAACCTTTGAAAATATGCAAAGCGAATTCCCTGAAGATGTAGTGGAAAGTTATAAAGTGCTTAAAAAGTACAAAGATCTCAAATACTATTTAACTCCTTCTTCTATACTGAAAGGTATAGTAAACGACAACAATTACTTCTCAAAACTTGCTTTAACAAATGATCCTGAAGTTTCAATATCAAATATAAAAAAACTTATAAACCAAGCCGAAGAATACAACAATATGGCAAATTCTTTTTCTGAATTGGTCAGATTTTTGAAAAATGCTTCTAATATCTCTGAAGAAGAGGCTTCTATAGAAGATGAAACATCTAACAGTGTGAAAGTAATGACCATCCATAAATCTAAAGGTTTGGAATTTCCTATTGTATTAATGATCGGTTTACACAACTCTATTTCAGGCACAAAAAATGGTTCTAATGCAGAATTTTCGATCCCTGATGCGACAGGAAATAGATATTATATCTTGAACAATGTATATAAAGAGAGCGTAGAAAACAGTGATCACTGGCTGTTCAAATGGTTTAAAAACAATGAGTTTTTGGATAAAACCGAATCCAATAGATTAGTATATGTGGGAATAACAAGAGCGAAAGACTTGCTGATACCTATCTTAGTGTCCAATGAGAAAGCCGATACATTAAATAATTTCTTCTTAACTGTAAAAAATTCAGATATGATAGATATAATTCAATCTGATCATATTCAACAAGCACAAGAAAACGCCCTCCAACCTCTAAACCAAGATGAAAAAAATACTTTGTTTAAAGCAATACCTCAACAAAATCTTAAAGACTTAACCAATCTCTCATATAAAAAGTATATAGCCCCAACTTACATAATCAAGGAAATAAAAACTGAAGAATTAGATTTAATCGAAGACCTCAGTGGAACTATTCTATCTCCTTCAACTTATTTTGATCCAAAAAACATTTTTTCAGATCAAGAGCTTATCTTTAGAGGATCTTTTTTACACTCTAAACTAAGAAGTGCTCAAAACATAAGCCACATAAAAAATATGATAAAAAGCGGAGAGCTACCACAGGGTTTTGATGAATTAGATATAGTGAAAAAAGCCTTCACACCCACCGAGAATAAAATAATAAAAAATGAATGGAGACTCATGAAAAAATTGAATTTAGGAAAAAAAGAATACATGTTATTTGGGATTCCTGATAAAGTCATCATAGAAAATGGTGATATTGAGATTTTGGATTACAAATACTCAGAATTGAGAGATCCAAAAAAAATCAACGATTATAAATTTCAAATATTATTCTATCTTTATCTATTATCCGATTTTGGTAATCCAAAAAGGGGTCACATAATAAGTATCAAAACATTACAAGATCCCATAACTTTTGAATACGACCCACAGTTTGAAGAACAATTGATTACACTACTTTCGAAAGAGAAAGTTACAAATGAATTTTGA
- a CDS encoding ABC transporter permease: MDLVGILEQGLIASLVAMGVFISFRVIDLPDLTPDGSYVLGGAVTVAFMYAGLPWILCMILGGLMAGFFGIITALIHNKLKVNSLLASILIMTMLYSINIRVMNGPNVSVPKEITAQQEAQYTEKTKLDDILGMSSLNESQSNLPINDTKKTLSPFRENSGYNSTILIASIVFVSALLTIIFLRTELGIALRGYGGNKAGIKNLGMNPEIMSIIGLFLGNFFAGLSGSLFSMYGGFSDVNMGQGIVVTSLAAVILGEIIFGRFNLFYNMLCPIIGAVVYQFLLALAMRYGYIIGFQSSDMKLITALFIIIVIGLRRVEFKKWLSLKTSE, translated from the coding sequence ATGGATTTAGTCGGTATATTAGAACAAGGATTAATAGCCTCCCTAGTTGCAATGGGCGTGTTTATAAGTTTCCGAGTCATCGACCTTCCGGATTTAACACCTGATGGATCGTATGTATTGGGAGGAGCGGTAACCGTTGCGTTTATGTACGCAGGCCTGCCTTGGATACTGTGTATGATTCTAGGTGGTTTAATGGCCGGTTTTTTTGGAATAATAACCGCACTAATACATAACAAATTAAAAGTCAATTCTTTGTTAGCTAGCATATTGATTATGACCATGCTTTATTCGATAAACATAAGGGTCATGAATGGACCGAACGTTTCTGTTCCAAAAGAAATAACAGCCCAGCAAGAAGCACAATACACAGAAAAAACGAAGTTAGATGACATTTTAGGCATGAGTAGCTTAAATGAAAGTCAAAGTAATTTACCAATAAACGATACCAAAAAAACCTTATCTCCATTCAGAGAAAACTCTGGATATAATTCTACCATCCTAATAGCTTCGATAGTATTTGTATCTGCTCTTCTAACAATAATCTTTTTGAGAACGGAGTTAGGAATTGCGCTCAGGGGATACGGAGGTAACAAGGCAGGAATCAAAAACCTGGGTATGAACCCCGAAATTATGAGTATAATCGGATTATTTTTAGGAAATTTCTTCGCGGGGCTGTCAGGATCCTTGTTCTCTATGTACGGTGGATTTTCAGATGTAAATATGGGGCAAGGCATAGTTGTAACTTCTTTAGCCGCGGTTATTTTGGGGGAGATCATATTTGGCAGGTTTAATTTGTTCTATAACATGTTATGCCCCATAATTGGAGCTGTTGTCTATCAATTTTTACTGGCATTAGCTATGAGATATGGTTACATAATCGGCTTCCAATCAAGCGATATGAAACTAATAACTGCGTTGTTCATAATAATAGTAATAGGATTAAGGAGGGTAGAATTTAAAAAATGGTTGAGCTTAAAAACATCAGAGTAG
- the cls gene encoding cardiolipin synthase — translation MAFAIIFKFGFWTFFVLIYAVVATTVIILERKRPEKTISWLLIFAVIPLIGFVIYLFFGRNWKRRKLTSDIYLNSNTTLSQEEKEWLKKVLGENDIQYLQLINLLKRNSKSPLFLGNDIEIFKNGKEKFSSFFKEIENAKESINLEYYIVKDDETGKKLKDLLIKKAKEGVEIKFIMDKIGSGRLKKSYIKQLENAGVEIAFYSYFLSPLLKFVNTQVNYRNHRKIAIIDSKIGFIGGINIGNEYIGKSSLGYWRDLHLKVRGEAVNGLQKIFFEDYQTIVKAERKKEKIDPSKYFKKQERKGNSLIQIAVSGPESENSSIMQTIHKMITIAKDHIYIATPYFIPNDSILSALKIAALSGIKVKILFPGKMDHFLVYFASRTYLEEIIKYGVEVYFYRKDRFIHSKFVSIDGLISTVGTANIDIRSFELNYEANLLIYDREKTKQIEDIFLEDLKISSHISQDYFNNQPFPIKFTEAFSRIFSNLL, via the coding sequence ATGGCCTTTGCTATAATTTTCAAATTTGGTTTTTGGACTTTTTTTGTATTAATATATGCTGTTGTTGCTACGACTGTCATCATCTTGGAAAGAAAGAGACCAGAAAAAACGATAAGTTGGCTTTTAATATTCGCCGTAATCCCACTTATAGGATTTGTAATCTATCTTTTTTTTGGAAGAAACTGGAAAAGAAGAAAACTTACCAGTGATATTTACTTGAATTCAAACACTACTTTATCGCAAGAAGAAAAAGAATGGCTAAAGAAGGTACTTGGGGAAAATGATATTCAATACTTACAACTAATTAATCTTTTAAAAAGGAACTCTAAGTCACCTTTATTTTTGGGAAACGACATAGAAATTTTTAAAAATGGGAAAGAAAAATTCTCTTCTTTCTTTAAAGAAATTGAAAACGCAAAAGAATCTATCAATTTAGAATACTATATTGTAAAAGACGATGAAACAGGAAAAAAACTCAAAGACCTCCTGATAAAAAAGGCTAAAGAAGGAGTAGAAATTAAATTTATTATGGATAAAATAGGTTCAGGACGTCTAAAGAAAAGCTATATAAAGCAATTAGAAAATGCAGGAGTTGAAATTGCTTTTTATAGCTATTTTTTATCGCCCTTACTTAAATTTGTAAATACTCAGGTAAATTACAGAAATCACAGAAAAATAGCGATAATTGACTCTAAAATCGGATTTATCGGAGGGATAAACATTGGAAATGAATACATTGGTAAAAGTAGTTTGGGATATTGGAGAGACCTCCACTTAAAAGTTAGAGGAGAGGCTGTAAACGGACTTCAAAAAATTTTCTTTGAAGACTATCAAACAATTGTAAAGGCAGAGAGAAAAAAAGAAAAAATAGATCCTAGTAAATACTTTAAAAAACAAGAGAGAAAAGGGAACTCTTTAATACAAATAGCGGTGAGCGGCCCAGAGTCAGAAAATTCATCCATAATGCAAACGATCCATAAGATGATTACTATTGCTAAAGACCATATATACATAGCTACCCCGTACTTCATCCCAAATGATAGTATTCTTTCGGCTTTGAAAATAGCTGCTCTTTCAGGTATTAAAGTAAAAATCTTATTTCCAGGAAAGATGGATCATTTTTTAGTATATTTTGCTTCAAGAACATATTTGGAAGAAATTATAAAATATGGTGTAGAAGTGTATTTTTACAGAAAAGATCGATTCATACACTCTAAATTTGTATCGATTGATGGCTTAATATCCACCGTTGGAACGGCAAATATAGATATTCGAAGCTTTGAACTAAATTACGAGGCAAATCTCTTAATATACGATAGGGAAAAAACTAAACAAATAGAAGATATTTTTCTTGAGGATTTAAAAATTAGTTCTCACATTTCTCAAGATTACTTTAATAATCAGCCTTTCCCCATCAAATTTACAGAAGCATTCAGCAGGATTTTCTCCAATCTTTTGTGA
- a CDS encoding ABC transporter ATP-binding protein, whose amino-acid sequence MVELKNIRVVYNKNQVNEKKALDKFELSVKKGEFVTIIGPNGAGKTTLLKVLTGEVVLDEGSFTLNNKSIKRTKPYKLFRNVGIVYQEPDRGVFPDLTLEENLILGSKKGNRFFSFGKYQGLELLKSLNMGLENRLKTKVKEFSGGQKQALAMVLASITKPDLLLLDEHTAALDPKNVEKVMELTMKINKELGLTIIMITHNMKIVEKYSSRIVEIKDGKVTKDFVYEKIHNKEEFKKITAN is encoded by the coding sequence ATGGTTGAGCTTAAAAACATCAGAGTAGTATACAATAAAAATCAAGTTAATGAAAAAAAAGCCTTGGACAAATTTGAACTAAGCGTTAAAAAGGGAGAATTCGTCACTATCATAGGTCCCAATGGTGCTGGGAAGACAACGCTTCTTAAAGTTTTAACCGGAGAGGTAGTGTTAGATGAAGGCAGTTTCACGCTAAATAACAAAAGCATAAAAAGAACCAAGCCCTACAAACTCTTTAGAAATGTCGGTATAGTGTATCAAGAACCTGATAGAGGTGTATTCCCTGATTTAACTCTTGAAGAAAATTTGATCTTGGGATCCAAAAAAGGCAACAGATTCTTTTCATTTGGAAAATACCAAGGATTAGAATTGTTGAAGTCTTTAAACATGGGATTAGAAAATAGGCTTAAAACAAAAGTCAAAGAATTTTCCGGGGGACAAAAACAGGCTCTCGCCATGGTACTTGCATCTATAACGAAGCCTGATCTTCTGCTATTAGACGAACATACTGCAGCTCTTGATCCCAAAAATGTCGAAAAGGTGATGGAACTAACAATGAAGATAAATAAAGAGCTTGGACTAACCATCATAATGATCACGCACAATATGAAAATAGTAGAAAAATATTCAAGTAGGATAGTGGAAATCAAAGACGGAAAAGTTACAAAAGATTTTGTCTACGAAAAAATACACAACAAAGAAGAATTTAAAAAAATTACAGCTAATTAA
- a CDS encoding CBS domain-containing protein, whose product MYVKLWQNDTFQSIEYTETLQKALDKISSEEENLVVVRRDGTLYNLITFNDIPTFSSHDLNTKLIELLDPTDSFLFDTDLLEDALVLMLENRARVLPVVNNEMRPVGVFGLFEVLKAFKTISAIDETGTRALIKINDAPGELGKLLSIFANRKINLLSLMTAKISDEKRMISLKLGIKNIDLISDILDEENIEYEGIYEENGDKDR is encoded by the coding sequence ATGTATGTAAAATTATGGCAAAATGATACTTTTCAATCAATTGAGTATACCGAAACCTTGCAAAAAGCCCTTGATAAAATAAGCAGTGAAGAAGAAAATTTGGTCGTTGTGAGACGAGATGGAACTTTGTACAACCTCATCACTTTCAACGATATACCTACATTTTCTTCTCATGATTTAAATACGAAATTAATAGAATTATTAGATCCTACCGACTCTTTTTTATTTGACACTGACTTATTAGAAGATGCTCTAGTTTTGATGTTAGAAAACAGAGCGAGAGTTTTACCTGTTGTTAACAATGAAATGCGCCCTGTAGGAGTCTTTGGACTTTTTGAAGTTTTAAAAGCCTTTAAAACCATCTCAGCTATTGATGAAACAGGAACACGGGCATTAATAAAGATAAATGATGCTCCCGGTGAACTCGGCAAACTCTTGAGCATATTTGCGAATCGAAAAATCAACCTTCTCTCTCTAATGACCGCCAAAATAAGTGATGAAAAGAGAATGATCAGTCTTAAATTAGGCATTAAAAATATTGACCTCATTTCTGATATATTAGACGAAGAAAATATAGAGTATGAAGGTATATACGAAGAAAATGGAGATAAAGACAGGTAA
- a CDS encoding ABC transporter substrate-binding protein: MKKVLTTLVIVSLFTFAFGVKIGITQIVEHPALNKIYQGIVDYLEESGVDFEYEHQSAQNSFQNAITIANKFKTDVDIVVAIATPSAQAAATEIKDKPVVFSAVTDPISAGLIPKFGKNPGNVVGISDMVPVETHVNLIRTIFPDAKNLAILYNTGEANSVFLADQTKKFAPQLGFNVIEITGTNANELVTSLNAQANRIDVAYLYTDNLVASSAEILGQVFEKNEIPVVAGDIDIARKTSVLGFGFDYYQVGIETGKIVLDLINGKKPYEIESRIVGADALTFYINLDRAQALDINIPQQFLDIADEIVDTK, encoded by the coding sequence ATGAAAAAAGTATTAACAACTTTGGTAATCGTTTCTCTATTCACATTTGCTTTCGGTGTAAAGATTGGCATCACACAAATTGTGGAACACCCTGCTTTAAACAAGATTTATCAGGGAATAGTTGATTACCTTGAAGAGTCCGGTGTAGATTTTGAATATGAGCATCAAAGTGCTCAAAATAGTTTTCAAAATGCGATAACTATAGCTAACAAATTCAAAACAGATGTAGATATAGTAGTTGCAATAGCTACCCCCTCCGCTCAAGCAGCGGCAACTGAAATAAAAGATAAGCCGGTGGTATTCAGTGCCGTTACTGATCCAATCAGTGCAGGTTTGATACCTAAATTTGGTAAAAATCCAGGAAATGTTGTTGGAATAAGCGATATGGTCCCTGTTGAAACTCATGTAAACCTTATAAGAACAATATTTCCTGATGCCAAAAATTTAGCAATCCTTTACAATACCGGAGAAGCTAACTCGGTTTTTTTAGCAGATCAAACCAAGAAATTTGCACCTCAACTTGGATTCAATGTAATAGAAATTACAGGAACGAACGCTAACGAACTTGTAACTTCCCTAAACGCTCAGGCAAACAGGATAGATGTTGCCTATCTATACACAGATAATTTGGTTGCTTCATCAGCTGAAATCTTAGGACAAGTATTTGAAAAAAATGAGATTCCGGTAGTTGCAGGAGACATTGATATAGCTAGAAAAACATCAGTTTTAGGTTTTGGCTTTGATTATTATCAAGTAGGAATAGAAACAGGAAAAATTGTCCTTGATCTCATAAACGGCAAAAAACCTTATGAAATTGAATCTAGGATAGTAGGAGCAGATGCGCTAACCTTTTATATAAATTTGGACAGAGCTCAGGCGCTTGATATAAATATACCTCAACAATTTTTAGACATTGCAGATGAAATAGTAGATACAAAATGA
- a CDS encoding dTMP kinase yields MKKGMLIVIESGTDASGKATQAEILSQRLKDEKIKAFKVEFPNYKSDSSALIKMYLKGEFGENPEAINPYAASTFFAVDRFATYQKELKPLYESGGILISDRYTTSNMIYQSSKFENQSEKDEFLEWLLDLEFNKFNLPKPDYVIFLDIPPKISIELLRKRKEKIIDLTGKDIHEKNIEYINKTYENAKYVAQKYNWKIINCLKENEELKTIEEIHEEIYSIWKNIRDLGEI; encoded by the coding sequence ATGAAAAAAGGAATGCTTATTGTAATAGAATCTGGAACGGACGCAAGTGGCAAAGCCACACAAGCAGAAATATTGTCACAAAGATTAAAAGATGAAAAAATCAAGGCATTTAAAGTTGAATTTCCAAATTACAAAAGCGACTCTTCCGCTTTGATAAAAATGTATTTAAAAGGTGAATTTGGAGAAAACCCTGAAGCAATAAATCCCTACGCTGCTTCCACATTTTTTGCTGTGGACCGATTCGCAACTTATCAAAAAGAATTGAAACCTTTATATGAATCTGGTGGAATTTTAATATCTGATAGGTATACAACTTCCAACATGATATATCAATCTTCAAAATTCGAAAATCAAAGTGAAAAGGATGAATTTTTGGAATGGCTTTTGGATTTGGAATTCAACAAATTTAATTTGCCAAAGCCTGATTACGTAATATTTTTAGATATTCCTCCTAAAATAAGTATAGAATTGCTCAGAAAGAGAAAGGAAAAAATAATAGATCTAACAGGAAAAGATATCCACGAAAAAAATATTGAGTATATAAACAAGACATATGAAAATGCTAAATATGTTGCCCAAAAGTACAATTGGAAGATAATAAACTGTTTAAAAGAAAACGAAGAATTAAAAACAATCGAAGAAATTCACGAAGAGATTTACTCTATATGGAAAAACATAAGAGATTTAGGAGAAATATAA
- a CDS encoding M20 family metallo-hydrolase: protein MRESIIKKVEELKEEIIESSKKFTSINSVNPRAGGPGEKEAAEWLESLIKGWNFYKIKRYDAPDDAVEYGYRPNIVATYKGQNSQRTIWFVTHMDKVPAGDIKSWETDPFQPVVKDGKIFGRGSEDNGASLISTLYAVKSIMDLKVRPENNIALALVSDEETGSEFGIKYLLKQGLFKEGDWFYVPDAGEPDGSFIEVAEKSIMWLKITTIGKQGHASMPNISINAHRAGMDFAVAADKYFHETYNQRDDLFNYPYSSFEPTKKVSNVENINTIPGTDIIYFDGRILPNYDVEQIINNLKNLSKEYENKWNVKIIIEGEHLEKSTKPTPKDHPCVEMLKESIMNLRNIEAKVGGIGGGTCAAIVRGAGFPAAVWSTIDGTAHQPNEYVKIDNLIKDTQVFACLMSNL, encoded by the coding sequence ATGAGAGAAAGTATAATTAAAAAAGTAGAAGAATTAAAAGAAGAAATTATTGAAAGTTCAAAAAAGTTTACATCAATTAATTCTGTCAACCCACGTGCAGGAGGACCTGGGGAAAAGGAAGCTGCAGAATGGCTAGAATCTTTGATTAAAGGATGGAATTTCTACAAAATTAAAAGATACGATGCTCCAGACGATGCTGTTGAATATGGATACAGGCCAAACATAGTTGCAACCTACAAAGGTCAAAATTCACAAAGAACTATTTGGTTTGTAACTCACATGGACAAGGTACCTGCTGGTGATATCAAATCGTGGGAAACAGATCCTTTTCAGCCGGTAGTAAAAGATGGAAAGATTTTTGGAAGGGGAAGTGAAGACAACGGAGCATCTCTAATATCAACATTGTATGCCGTGAAAAGCATTATGGATTTAAAAGTGAGGCCAGAAAACAACATCGCCTTAGCTTTGGTTTCAGATGAAGAAACGGGTTCAGAATTTGGAATAAAATACTTATTAAAACAAGGATTATTTAAAGAAGGAGATTGGTTCTACGTACCTGATGCGGGAGAACCTGATGGAAGTTTCATCGAAGTTGCAGAAAAATCGATTATGTGGTTAAAAATAACAACTATTGGGAAGCAAGGCCATGCATCAATGCCCAATATCTCCATTAACGCCCATAGAGCGGGTATGGATTTTGCAGTTGCGGCGGATAAATATTTCCATGAAACTTACAACCAACGAGATGACCTCTTTAATTATCCTTACTCTTCTTTTGAACCAACAAAAAAAGTTTCAAATGTTGAAAACATAAATACCATTCCCGGAACAGATATTATATATTTCGATGGAAGAATTCTTCCAAATTATGACGTTGAGCAAATAATAAACAACCTTAAAAACCTGTCAAAAGAATACGAGAATAAATGGAATGTCAAAATAATAATTGAAGGGGAGCATCTTGAAAAATCAACAAAACCCACACCAAAAGACCATCCCTGTGTAGAAATGTTGAAAGAAAGTATAATGAATCTTAGAAATATAGAAGCTAAAGTTGGTGGAATAGGTGGAGGTACCTGTGCAGCGATAGTCCGTGGTGCAGGGTTTCCTGCTGCTGTTTGGTCAACAATTGATGGAACAGCACATCAACCTAACGAATACGTGAAAATTGATAATTTAATTAAAGATACCCAAGTTTTCGCATGCCTTATGAGTAATTTATAA